The following proteins are co-located in the Imtechella halotolerans genome:
- a CDS encoding amidohydrolase family protein: protein MIIPFIDAHVHLNTTSHAKMMKALEYGVSFLSINTDIPFFPSLKEQERVILELQKKFPNQVLHVTSFHNSLPWGTPQWREDVLSQIKKGLDNGAVGVKIWKNIGMDLRTSTGDFIMVDDDHMDPIYDFMAQNNVLLIGHQGEPRNCWLPLDEMTVDSDRNYFASHPEYHMYLHSAFPSYERQMQTRDSMLEKHPSLRYVGLHLFSMEWSIEEVALRLDRYPNTMTDLAERICHLQLQAKENWNAVRDFCIKYQDRIIYGTDVIDDGSMEDRALNNRFEELWKFHYRFFASNEEMIAPEFKGVFKGLQLPEEVITKIFKTNAVKTYGFKV, encoded by the coding sequence ATGATCATTCCTTTTATAGATGCTCATGTACACCTTAATACAACTTCTCATGCGAAAATGATGAAGGCTCTTGAATATGGTGTGTCATTTTTGTCTATTAATACTGATATTCCTTTTTTTCCTTCATTGAAGGAACAAGAAAGAGTTATACTGGAATTGCAAAAAAAATTCCCTAATCAAGTTCTTCATGTTACAAGTTTTCATAATAGTTTACCATGGGGTACTCCCCAGTGGAGAGAAGATGTACTTTCTCAAATAAAGAAGGGATTAGATAATGGTGCAGTAGGTGTCAAGATTTGGAAGAATATTGGAATGGATTTGCGCACTAGTACGGGGGACTTTATTATGGTAGATGATGATCATATGGATCCAATATATGATTTCATGGCTCAAAATAATGTGCTACTTATTGGCCACCAAGGTGAGCCTCGTAATTGTTGGCTTCCCCTTGATGAAATGACGGTAGATTCTGATAGAAATTATTTCGCATCTCATCCTGAATATCATATGTATTTACACTCTGCGTTTCCTTCTTATGAACGACAAATGCAAACACGAGATAGTATGCTAGAAAAGCATCCATCTTTACGTTACGTAGGGTTGCATTTATTTAGTATGGAATGGAGTATAGAGGAAGTAGCGTTAAGATTAGATAGGTACCCTAATACAATGACCGATTTAGCAGAACGTATTTGTCATTTGCAATTACAAGCTAAAGAAAATTGGAATGCGGTTAGAGACTTTTGTATTAAATATCAAGATCGGATTATTTATGGAACGGATGTTATTGACGATGGAAGTATGGAGGATCGGGCTCTAAACAACAGATTTGAAGAGCTTTGGAAGTTTCATTACCGCTTTTTTGCATCAAATGAGGAAATGATTGCCCCTGAATTTAAGGGGGTTTTTAAGGGGTTGCAATTACCCGAAGAAGTAATTACAAAAATTTTTAAAACTAATGCCGTAAAAACATACGGATTTAAAGTATAA
- a CDS encoding class II fructose-bisphosphate aldolase, with translation MKLKDKLQDFTTQKRGLLATNYYNLETLHGVLTAAAEVNEPLILQLTQSSIEYMGLNTAVAMGREGLRQFGVEGWIHLDHGGSVDLAQACLDAGFDSVMIDGSELPFDENVKITAEVVRRAQAYGAHVEAELGYVAKLGQSHAQQGFTQPEEAKRFVESTGVDALAVAIGTAHGFYKEEPKLDIDLLARIHEVTSSTLVLHGGSGVPEGQLKSAINNGICKVNLATEIKNIFMKTLQYELSNNQEIDLRKVFPKATKEITNLVKGKLEIVKNR, from the coding sequence ATGAAATTAAAAGATAAATTACAAGATTTTACAACCCAAAAAAGAGGGTTGTTGGCCACTAATTATTACAATTTGGAAACCCTTCATGGAGTTTTGACGGCTGCTGCTGAAGTAAACGAGCCTTTAATATTACAACTTACTCAAAGTTCTATTGAGTATATGGGGTTAAACACTGCCGTTGCAATGGGTCGGGAAGGATTGAGACAATTTGGAGTTGAAGGTTGGATTCATTTAGACCATGGAGGGTCAGTAGATCTAGCACAGGCTTGTTTGGATGCGGGTTTTGACTCAGTGATGATAGATGGGAGTGAGCTTCCTTTTGATGAGAATGTTAAAATAACAGCCGAGGTTGTTAGACGTGCTCAAGCTTATGGAGCTCATGTTGAAGCGGAACTTGGATATGTTGCTAAATTGGGACAATCTCATGCCCAACAAGGATTTACCCAACCGGAAGAAGCTAAGCGTTTTGTCGAGTCTACAGGAGTTGATGCCTTGGCAGTTGCTATTGGTACAGCACATGGTTTCTATAAAGAAGAACCTAAATTAGATATTGATTTATTAGCGAGAATTCATGAGGTAACTTCTTCAACTTTGGTGCTACATGGTGGCTCAGGTGTTCCAGAAGGGCAACTAAAGTCGGCTATTAATAATGGTATATGTAAGGTGAATTTGGCAACTGAAATTAAAAATATTTTCATGAAGACTCTGCAATATGAATTAAGTAATAATCAGGAGATAGATTTACGTAAGGTCTTTCCAAAGGCAACTAAAGAAATTACCAATTTGGTAAAGGGTAAACTTGAAATTGTTAAAAACCGATAG
- a CDS encoding carbohydrate kinase family protein → MQHNKLLVVGELNVDLLLNHIEGFPKIATEIIAHDMNLILGSSSAIMAANCAALGASTTFCGKVGSDFFGSFIVEELQQKRVDTRYVTVSETHQSGITVIMNYDQERANVTYCGAMETLTQEDLPWNEMSNFTHMHLSNFFIQKGLREGIDSLFKRVKKMGLTTSLDLQWDPQNKWDFDYEACLPFVDVFMPNEAELLALTKVENLEEAIAIVTPYTNTLIVKRGQKGSIGVNGSYRCEKPAFLHNNYVDSIGAGDSFNSGFIKKFMDGATLEVCMEFGNLMGALNTTAAGGTAAFVDSERIKDSIQTIFDIDLTQYDEIKR, encoded by the coding sequence ATGCAACACAACAAATTACTTGTAGTAGGTGAATTAAATGTTGATTTATTATTAAATCACATTGAGGGGTTTCCCAAGATAGCCACAGAGATTATTGCTCATGATATGAATCTTATCTTGGGAAGTTCTTCAGCAATTATGGCTGCGAATTGTGCTGCATTAGGGGCTTCCACAACATTTTGTGGCAAGGTTGGATCTGATTTTTTCGGTAGTTTTATTGTTGAAGAATTACAACAAAAAAGGGTAGACACAAGATATGTTACTGTATCAGAAACGCATCAGTCAGGGATTACGGTTATAATGAATTATGATCAAGAACGTGCCAATGTTACCTATTGCGGTGCGATGGAAACGCTTACTCAAGAGGACCTACCTTGGAACGAGATGTCCAATTTTACTCATATGCATCTTTCTAATTTTTTTATTCAGAAGGGGTTAAGAGAGGGTATAGATTCATTATTTAAAAGAGTAAAGAAGATGGGTTTGACAACCTCTCTTGATTTGCAGTGGGATCCTCAAAATAAATGGGATTTTGATTATGAGGCCTGTTTGCCATTTGTAGATGTGTTCATGCCTAATGAAGCTGAATTGTTGGCTTTGACCAAGGTTGAAAATTTAGAGGAGGCTATAGCAATAGTGACTCCATATACTAATACTTTGATAGTTAAGAGAGGTCAAAAGGGCAGTATAGGGGTTAATGGGAGTTATCGTTGTGAGAAGCCTGCATTTTTACATAATAATTATGTGGACTCCATAGGTGCTGGAGATTCATTTAATTCAGGATTTATTAAGAAGTTCATGGACGGCGCAACTCTAGAGGTTTGTATGGAATTTGGAAACCTTATGGGAGCGTTAAATACAACAGCCGCTGGAGGTACAGCTGCTTTTGTAGATTCGGAAAGAATAAAAGATAGTATACAAACCATTTTTGATATTGACCTAACGCAATACGATGAAATTAAAAGATAA
- a CDS encoding 1-phosphofructokinase family hexose kinase: protein MLVVCPNPSIDAYAWFADFKVGEVNRMTRIDSFPGGKGTHVALALTVLGNEVSLMGAWAGNQGEWIKKECAAYGVQTLGPIIEGNNRKCYTFRSGNEIVQNTELLEPGPNWDDVASISFEQTYIEALQRTEWVCVSGSFPLNASDYAYSSLVSLAVENDKKIVIDCSGKQLEGCINLPFFGLHLNEHEARALTGEATLESILNKVHPDVQLIALTKGKEGLLLYYQGRKLHAKLVIDNVISTVGSGDCLTAGIMFALSEGMEIEDIARYGVACGAANCMYEPLGMLLKKDVEALLPKTIITTVS from the coding sequence ATGTTAGTGGTATGTCCTAATCCATCTATAGATGCATATGCTTGGTTTGCCGATTTCAAAGTTGGTGAAGTTAATAGAATGACTAGAATTGATTCTTTCCCAGGAGGAAAAGGAACACATGTGGCATTAGCTTTAACAGTCTTAGGAAATGAGGTGTCTTTAATGGGGGCTTGGGCTGGGAATCAAGGTGAATGGATTAAAAAGGAATGTGCAGCTTATGGGGTTCAAACGCTTGGGCCAATAATAGAGGGAAATAATAGAAAGTGTTACACATTTCGTTCAGGTAATGAAATTGTACAAAATACAGAGTTGTTAGAGCCTGGACCGAATTGGGATGATGTTGCTTCAATTTCATTTGAACAAACCTATATAGAGGCATTGCAAAGGACTGAATGGGTATGTGTCTCTGGTTCTTTTCCATTGAATGCATCAGATTATGCGTATAGTTCTTTAGTGTCCTTGGCTGTAGAAAATGATAAAAAAATAGTGATTGATTGCTCTGGTAAGCAATTGGAAGGTTGTATAAATCTGCCATTTTTTGGTTTACATTTAAATGAGCACGAAGCACGCGCTTTGACTGGAGAAGCAACTTTAGAATCAATATTAAATAAAGTTCACCCTGATGTACAGTTAATTGCTCTCACCAAAGGGAAAGAAGGCTTATTGCTATATTATCAGGGACGAAAATTGCATGCGAAGCTTGTTATAGATAATGTTATAAGTACTGTTGGGAGTGGAGATTGTCTTACAGCTGGGATTATGTTTGCCCTGAGTGAAGGGATGGAGATAGAAGATATCGCACGTTACGGCGTAGCCTGCGGCGCGGCTAATTGTATGTATGAGCCTCTTGGAATGTTATTAAAAAAAGATGTAGAAGCTTTGCTTCCTAAAACAATCATAACTACTGTATCGTAA
- a CDS encoding SIS domain-containing protein, protein MSAKGVLYTYSEINGQPALWNKVYELLEERQKEVESFLKPILDLPNLRIILTGAGSSAFIGEASQGIVQKNTGCLTQAIATTDIVTHPDYFFRKEQPTLLVSFARSGNSPESVEAVKLADLHVDSIYHLVITCNHQGELAGFCEQRKGTSYCIVLPEEAHDKSLAMTGSFTSMLLTSLLVSDISNLKKYQEIVLATATAASEILLRQDLFENIANLPYERAVFLGSGPMLGIARECHLKVQELTDGQLVCKHDSFLGFRHGPRAVVNEQTLVVYLFSQDAHVYKYESDLAKSIAADVRNISTISLGESSSENFGNKFTLNYTEAIPVDFEILPATLIGQLLGYYKALQLGINPDNPSASGAISRVVQGVVIYDKSETIVS, encoded by the coding sequence ATGAGTGCAAAAGGAGTATTGTATACTTATTCTGAAATCAATGGTCAACCTGCTTTGTGGAATAAGGTTTATGAATTGTTGGAAGAAAGGCAAAAGGAGGTTGAAAGTTTTTTAAAACCGATTTTGGACTTGCCTAATCTTAGGATTATTTTAACTGGTGCTGGATCCTCTGCATTTATTGGGGAGGCTTCTCAAGGAATAGTTCAAAAAAACACTGGGTGTTTGACACAAGCTATTGCTACAACGGATATAGTGACACATCCTGATTATTTTTTTAGAAAGGAACAGCCAACACTATTAGTTTCATTTGCACGTTCAGGTAATAGTCCTGAAAGTGTAGAAGCTGTAAAATTAGCTGATTTACATGTTGATTCTATTTACCACCTTGTAATTACATGTAATCATCAAGGAGAGCTTGCTGGATTTTGTGAGCAACGCAAGGGGACATCTTATTGTATTGTGTTACCTGAGGAGGCGCATGATAAAAGTTTGGCAATGACAGGAAGTTTTACTTCAATGTTGTTGACTTCACTTTTAGTTTCGGATATCTCTAATCTTAAAAAGTACCAAGAGATAGTGTTAGCAACGGCTACCGCAGCTTCAGAAATATTATTAAGACAAGATCTATTCGAGAATATTGCTAATTTACCATATGAAAGAGCGGTCTTTTTAGGTTCTGGTCCGATGTTGGGAATTGCTCGAGAGTGTCATTTAAAGGTTCAAGAACTTACTGATGGCCAATTAGTGTGTAAGCATGATTCATTCTTAGGTTTTCGTCATGGGCCAAGAGCTGTTGTCAATGAGCAAACTCTTGTAGTGTATTTGTTTTCTCAAGATGCCCATGTTTATAAGTATGAGAGTGATTTAGCTAAAAGTATTGCGGCTGATGTTCGGAATATATCAACCATTAGCCTAGGGGAATCCTCTTCTGAAAATTTTGGAAATAAGTTTACGTTGAATTATACAGAAGCTATTCCTGTAGACTTTGAGATTCTTCCGGCCACCTTAATCGGACAGCTGTTGGGATACTATAAAGCTTTGCAACTGGGTATAAATCCAGATAATCCTTCTGCGTCTGGTGCTATAAGTCGTGTTGTTCAGGGTGTTGTAATTTATGATAAATCTGAAACAATTGTAAGCTAA
- a CDS encoding SusC/RagA family TonB-linked outer membrane protein, with amino-acid sequence MKNYLLIIFSFFLFQQIAAGQTHTVKGTVSDEQTGELIPGANVLIKGTSKGVATDFNGIYSIAANPNDILVISYLGYKTIEVPINGKNIIDISLAIDASQLDEIVVVAFGTQKKQSVVGAQATVKPAELKTPVRDLTTAIAGRLAGVVATQRGGGPGADGANLFIRGVSTFASSPQGPLLVVDGVPDRSINNIDPEDVESFTVLKDATATAVYGTRGANGVILITTKNGRAGKPVVNIEMNSAVTKFTALPKFIDGPTFMTLYNEGLTMRGQNPTFSQERINLSATGVDPDLYPNVNWYDVLFHDLGTNNRLTINISGGSEKSTYYISAGYFGETGLFKTGNVESFNSDLKLDRFNFTSNVNVNVTESTKLDFGVNGYITNYNRPSAGVANIFNLATSTAPHIIPAQYSNGQWPQLQGTLASPYMYLTQSGVTNETNNVIRSNLRVTQGLDKLIDGLSATAMFAFDVNSLNALTRSRTLPTYWATGRDDDGNLITEISSTGSENLSFELNRFGDRRFYIESALNYKKIFGKHDVSGLLLFNQSDYRDASSRVETYTAAIPYRQRNVVGRVNYGFQGRYFAEANFSYSGSDNFVPSERYGFFPSFGAGWVISQEEFFKPLEDIVSFFKVRYSYGHSGNANITDPNNRFLYLSTIGNSGEYTFGAPGSQRTYTGFGETRIGGNVRWETSYRHNLGVEMNFLRDNLKLIVELFKETREDILLRDYTIPYVSGFTVGNIPFNNVGETKNKGIDITLDYNKAWTEKNFFQLRGTFNYNKNEVVKDGSPEWRYPYLNRTGQPISQRFGYIATGLFESEEEIENAAIQSGDVRVGDIRYKDLNGDGIINSNDQTAIGYGSLPRIVYGISLGGGFKGFDASLFFQGVAQVDFNYAGGFGTTPFSQGSSYGNMYSNVLNRWTPNNPNPRPFYPRLSTNQTETTNYYTSTWWIKPADYIRLKQAEIGYTLNGEEYNINSFKKLRIFLSGTNLLTFSKWDFWDPELGDGRGASYPNISTYNLGVRVTF; translated from the coding sequence ATGAAAAATTACCTACTGATTATTTTCAGTTTCTTTCTTTTTCAGCAAATTGCCGCTGGGCAAACCCACACTGTAAAAGGAACTGTTTCTGATGAGCAGACTGGCGAACTTATTCCTGGTGCGAATGTCCTTATTAAAGGAACTTCAAAAGGAGTTGCAACTGACTTCAATGGGATTTACAGTATCGCCGCCAATCCAAATGACATTTTAGTCATAAGCTACCTTGGCTACAAAACAATTGAAGTGCCTATTAATGGAAAAAACATTATTGATATTTCTCTGGCAATAGATGCTTCACAACTTGACGAGATAGTTGTAGTAGCCTTCGGTACTCAGAAAAAGCAAAGTGTAGTTGGAGCGCAAGCCACTGTCAAACCTGCGGAACTCAAAACTCCCGTTAGAGACTTAACAACAGCAATTGCGGGTCGACTTGCCGGTGTAGTGGCTACCCAAAGAGGTGGTGGCCCTGGAGCTGATGGGGCTAACCTCTTTATACGAGGTGTTTCTACTTTTGCATCAAGCCCTCAAGGACCATTATTGGTAGTAGACGGGGTGCCTGATAGAAGCATAAATAATATTGACCCTGAGGATGTTGAAAGCTTTACAGTACTTAAGGATGCAACAGCAACAGCCGTTTATGGTACTCGAGGAGCCAATGGTGTTATATTAATTACCACTAAAAATGGTAGAGCAGGCAAGCCGGTTGTCAATATTGAAATGAATTCTGCGGTCACTAAATTCACTGCCCTACCCAAATTTATAGATGGACCTACCTTTATGACCCTGTACAATGAAGGGCTGACCATGAGAGGTCAGAACCCGACATTTTCCCAAGAACGAATTAATCTATCCGCTACAGGTGTAGATCCAGACTTATATCCCAATGTTAATTGGTATGACGTTTTATTTCACGATTTAGGAACTAACAACCGATTAACGATTAACATTAGTGGAGGATCCGAAAAATCAACTTACTATATTTCAGCAGGTTATTTTGGAGAAACAGGCCTATTCAAAACTGGAAATGTTGAATCTTTCAATTCAGATTTAAAATTAGATCGCTTCAACTTTACTAGCAATGTAAATGTAAATGTAACTGAATCAACAAAACTAGATTTTGGAGTAAATGGCTACATTACAAACTATAACAGGCCATCAGCTGGGGTAGCAAATATTTTTAATCTAGCCACTTCAACTGCACCACATATCATCCCTGCACAATACAGTAATGGACAATGGCCTCAACTTCAAGGAACATTGGCCAGCCCATATATGTATCTAACTCAATCGGGAGTAACTAATGAAACTAATAATGTAATACGATCAAACCTTAGGGTAACTCAAGGATTAGACAAGCTAATTGATGGATTAAGTGCCACAGCAATGTTTGCGTTTGATGTGAATTCACTAAATGCCCTTACAAGAAGCCGCACACTTCCTACCTATTGGGCTACAGGCAGAGATGATGACGGAAATCTTATTACAGAAATATCAAGTACCGGTTCAGAAAACCTAAGCTTTGAATTAAACAGGTTTGGAGACAGACGATTTTATATTGAATCCGCATTAAACTATAAAAAAATATTTGGGAAACATGATGTTTCTGGATTGTTACTCTTTAACCAATCTGATTATCGAGATGCTTCTAGCCGGGTTGAAACTTATACGGCAGCTATACCATATAGACAGCGTAATGTTGTTGGCCGCGTCAATTATGGTTTTCAAGGCAGATATTTTGCAGAAGCTAACTTTTCATATTCAGGTTCAGACAATTTTGTACCTAGTGAGAGATATGGTTTCTTTCCCTCATTCGGAGCAGGATGGGTGATTTCACAAGAAGAATTTTTCAAACCACTTGAAGACATAGTATCTTTTTTTAAGGTAAGATATAGTTATGGCCATTCTGGAAATGCAAATATCACGGATCCAAACAACAGATTCTTATATCTGAGCACTATTGGAAATTCGGGAGAATACACTTTTGGAGCTCCAGGCTCCCAAAGAACCTATACCGGCTTTGGAGAAACTAGAATTGGTGGTAATGTGAGATGGGAAACTTCATATCGTCACAATTTAGGAGTTGAAATGAATTTCTTACGTGACAACTTGAAACTTATAGTTGAGTTATTCAAAGAAACAAGGGAGGATATACTTTTACGAGATTACACCATTCCTTATGTATCAGGATTCACAGTTGGGAACATACCTTTTAACAATGTTGGGGAAACTAAAAACAAGGGAATTGACATTACGTTAGATTACAATAAAGCCTGGACAGAAAAAAACTTCTTCCAACTTAGAGGAACTTTCAACTATAACAAAAATGAAGTGGTGAAGGATGGAAGTCCTGAGTGGAGATACCCATATCTAAACAGAACAGGACAACCAATAAGCCAAAGGTTTGGTTATATAGCTACCGGACTATTTGAAAGCGAAGAAGAAATAGAAAATGCAGCAATTCAATCTGGCGATGTCCGAGTAGGTGATATTCGATATAAAGACCTCAACGGGGATGGAATAATTAATAGCAACGACCAAACAGCTATTGGATATGGCAGTTTACCAAGAATAGTTTATGGAATTTCACTAGGTGGAGGATTTAAAGGGTTTGACGCAAGTTTATTCTTTCAAGGTGTAGCCCAAGTAGACTTTAACTACGCAGGAGGTTTTGGAACAACCCCATTCTCTCAGGGATCAAGTTATGGAAACATGTATTCTAATGTACTTAACAGATGGACTCCCAACAATCCAAATCCACGTCCTTTTTATCCTAGATTATCTACCAATCAAACAGAAACAACTAACTATTACACCAGCACATGGTGGATAAAACCCGCAGATTACATTAGACTTAAACAAGCGGAAATAGGCTACACTTTAAACGGAGAGGAATACAATATAAATTCTTTTAAAAAACTTCGAATATTCCTAAGCGGAACTAATCTTTTAACATTCTCTAAATGGGACTTTTGGGATCCCGAATTAGGAGATGGAAGAGGCGCAAGCTATCCAAATATTAGCACATACAACTTAGGTGTTAGAGTTACATTCTAA
- a CDS encoding RagB/SusD family nutrient uptake outer membrane protein: MKRSINKLKRLSLVVLLSTSLSNCNDDFFDSQPDNLLSKESIFKNRQQTERWWAGLFSNIQDIWNYPYGYQYGLMSDEMDASNWTNPSINSGSISADNYYFPFINYYERIRLSTIFMENIDKNDEILALNNGPEIIRQYKGEAQFLRAYYYWIMMKHLGPVAIQPLQSGSPDDSYQIPRSTWSECVEFVLAEMAEAKQNLPTDYYQGGTADIDGTQVGRINKIIVEAVESQILLYNASPLFNGNTELADFRNFDGTQLIPQSYDSNKWAIAASAAKEAIDIAEANGKALYHDSNSDPFIAAYNSVKKLYWEGWNTEGIWLRPSSQNYSWEIHSAPRSTQNTGYNGLGVVQRLVDDFRMNNGESIEESTTYTETGYAPSNTPYYSAGTNNMYVGREPRFYAWINFNGATHPSIPRANQPYVQFFSTGNSGKVGAPRDWPKTGYTVRKNVHPSFRSDQNTFGRPAMLIRLAELYLNYAEALNESNPSHSDVLLYLNKVRTRAGLPELSPGLSQEEMREQIRHERRIEFCFEAGHRFFDVRRWKIADKLGSDQGGAFYGMNMNEGTELSSDAYHTRVLAFTRAQWQRRFYFFPYGQNEIDRNKELVQFPGY, encoded by the coding sequence ATGAAAAGATCAATAAATAAATTAAAAAGATTATCGCTAGTAGTTCTTTTATCAACAAGCTTATCAAACTGTAATGATGATTTTTTTGATTCGCAGCCAGATAATCTACTTTCAAAAGAAAGTATTTTCAAAAATAGACAACAAACCGAGCGTTGGTGGGCAGGCCTATTCTCTAATATTCAGGACATCTGGAATTATCCATACGGATATCAATATGGATTAATGAGTGATGAAATGGATGCCAGCAATTGGACGAATCCTTCCATTAACTCAGGATCCATAAGCGCAGACAACTATTATTTCCCTTTTATAAACTACTATGAAAGGATACGTCTTTCAACCATTTTTATGGAGAATATAGATAAAAATGATGAAATTCTAGCCTTAAATAATGGTCCGGAAATCATTAGACAATACAAGGGAGAAGCGCAATTTCTAAGAGCTTATTATTATTGGATAATGATGAAACATCTCGGCCCTGTTGCCATTCAACCCCTACAGTCAGGAAGTCCTGATGATTCATACCAAATTCCAAGAAGTACGTGGAGTGAATGTGTTGAATTTGTTCTTGCAGAAATGGCAGAGGCCAAACAAAATTTACCTACAGACTACTATCAAGGAGGAACCGCTGATATTGACGGCACTCAAGTTGGAAGAATTAACAAAATAATAGTTGAAGCTGTAGAATCACAAATTTTACTTTATAATGCAAGCCCTTTATTCAATGGAAATACTGAGTTAGCTGATTTCAGAAACTTTGACGGAACTCAGTTAATTCCACAATCATACGATAGCAACAAATGGGCTATTGCCGCCAGTGCAGCAAAAGAAGCAATAGATATCGCTGAAGCAAATGGCAAAGCATTATACCATGATTCAAATTCTGACCCCTTTATTGCAGCCTATAATTCTGTTAAAAAACTGTATTGGGAGGGCTGGAACACAGAAGGCATTTGGTTAAGACCCTCATCCCAAAACTATAGCTGGGAAATACATTCAGCCCCACGTTCAACTCAAAATACGGGATATAATGGTCTTGGCGTTGTTCAACGTTTGGTAGATGACTTTAGAATGAATAATGGTGAATCAATTGAAGAGAGTACCACCTACACTGAAACTGGGTATGCTCCAAGTAATACACCTTATTATTCAGCTGGAACAAACAATATGTATGTTGGGCGAGAACCTCGTTTTTACGCATGGATTAATTTTAATGGAGCAACCCACCCTAGTATTCCTCGGGCTAATCAACCCTATGTTCAGTTTTTTAGCACTGGTAATTCCGGAAAGGTGGGAGCACCAAGAGATTGGCCTAAAACAGGATATACAGTTCGTAAAAATGTACACCCATCATTTAGGTCAGACCAAAATACATTTGGTCGTCCAGCGATGCTTATAAGGCTAGCCGAACTATATCTAAATTACGCCGAAGCACTAAACGAATCAAATCCGAGCCATTCAGATGTTTTATTATATCTAAACAAAGTAAGAACTAGAGCAGGACTTCCTGAACTAAGTCCAGGCTTAAGTCAAGAGGAAATGCGTGAGCAAATTAGACATGAAAGAAGAATTGAATTTTGCTTTGAAGCGGGTCATAGATTTTTTGATGTCAGAAGATGGAAGATAGCAGACAAGCTAGGATCAGATCAAGGTGGCGCATTTTACGGTATGAATATGAACGAAGGAACAGAATTATCAAGTGACGCATATCATACACGCGTATTAGCCTTCACTCGGGCTCAATGGCAAAGAAGATTTTATTTCTTCCCATATGGCCAGAATGAAATAGACAGAAACAAGGAACTTGTTCAATTCCCTGGGTACTAA
- a CDS encoding discoidin domain-containing protein, producing MNSKRIIYILQLLFILGAYSCEDETPPYELLTDSKEGTNIFLAKANSGIEKLTIFPADENERTTTIGSGYGGLGIPANDIEVTLSINIEALDSINNARILNGSEPFELFPENAFSFDKMILTIKAGTLYSDISTLTYYPANFDQEKAYLLPVSISNASGFPISKTAKTIVFQAPKGPKLITTPVPLNKNGWQVIDFSSQEDLGEGSNGFARNVIDNNPDSYWHSCWWACESNETTAHPHWLTIDMNNLNTIDGIRFHQRQSNSRAVKEIEILLSDDNSSWTSIGNYTLEQKIAPQDISFDSSMEARYVKVIAISAWDGTNFAAMGEISPYSVEETYVFED from the coding sequence ATGAATTCAAAAAGAATTATTTACATACTACAACTCCTTTTTATTTTAGGAGCCTATAGCTGTGAGGACGAAACCCCACCTTATGAACTGCTTACGGACTCAAAAGAAGGAACAAATATCTTCCTTGCTAAAGCGAATTCCGGCATTGAAAAACTAACAATTTTTCCTGCAGATGAAAATGAAAGAACAACAACCATTGGGTCTGGCTATGGGGGCCTGGGAATTCCCGCAAATGATATTGAAGTAACATTAAGTATTAACATTGAGGCACTGGATAGCATAAATAATGCAAGAATTTTGAATGGCAGTGAACCTTTTGAGTTATTCCCTGAAAACGCCTTTTCATTTGACAAAATGATTTTAACAATCAAAGCAGGAACTCTCTATTCCGACATTAGTACTCTGACTTATTATCCAGCTAATTTTGATCAAGAAAAAGCTTATTTGCTTCCAGTTTCAATCTCCAATGCCTCTGGATTCCCAATAAGTAAAACTGCTAAAACAATTGTATTTCAAGCTCCTAAAGGCCCTAAGTTAATAACCACACCTGTACCTCTAAATAAAAATGGGTGGCAAGTTATTGATTTCAGTTCTCAAGAAGATCTAGGTGAAGGATCTAATGGATTTGCCCGAAACGTAATTGACAATAATCCTGACAGCTATTGGCATTCATGCTGGTGGGCATGTGAATCCAATGAAACAACTGCTCACCCACATTGGCTCACTATCGATATGAATAACCTAAACACAATTGACGGCATAAGATTTCACCAAAGACAATCTAATAGTAGAGCCGTGAAAGAAATTGAAATTCTTCTAAGCGATGATAATTCAAGTTGGACAAGTATTGGAAACTATACTTTAGAGCAAAAAATAGCTCCACAAGATATATCATTTGACTCAAGTATGGAGGCTAGATACGTAAAGGTAATTGCCATTTCAGCTTGGGATGGTACTAATTTTGCTGCCATGGGAGAAATAAGCCCATATTCAGTTGAAGAAACCTATGTCTTTGAAGATTAA